The Natronoglycomyces albus genome has a segment encoding these proteins:
- a CDS encoding MFS transporter translates to MSFTNERTVPAWTATTDENPTNWADVSTIALCSFTAAVTTFITQFALVLHMQGNGYGGFAVAAVIIATSLPIAVLSPITGRMADRFDSRTLLFGSAILQTVAVAAMTRAESPELMVVAATVAACGMALAAPVSSALIPRMTNPADTAKAIGFNQSASVLGIMTGPPVAGLIMGYAGLTGALYIAVAASLLRALLSLCIRTRRGGVRRAVATAGTKTAPWTLRGDRLLFITVIGAAAALGIICAVNVAEVFLVRETYGASEAMYGLLGLNWTVSMAIAATVFAGVLGKLSRDGHVTYAHFGIIAGSCLTLILLGLPWSTIFALIPFMIIGGAFNAGLNAAMSIAIVRRVDDESRGMASARAGAILNAAIVIGFMFGGLLESIMSPGAIYMTMGAVGLLVVAGFIPFLRRAVRADESVDEAITEILASDSAQGTQLEPAEVPSTNRALENSSVAPAPETARQVELDAASR, encoded by the coding sequence ATGTCTTTCACAAATGAGCGCACCGTCCCCGCTTGGACCGCCACCACCGACGAGAACCCCACCAACTGGGCCGACGTATCCACCATCGCCCTATGCAGCTTCACCGCCGCCGTCACCACCTTCATCACCCAATTCGCCCTCGTGCTTCACATGCAGGGCAACGGCTACGGTGGCTTCGCCGTCGCGGCCGTCATCATCGCCACCTCACTGCCCATCGCGGTCCTCAGCCCCATCACCGGCCGCATGGCCGACCGCTTCGACAGCCGGACGCTCCTCTTCGGTAGCGCGATCCTGCAAACCGTCGCCGTCGCGGCAATGACCCGCGCCGAGAGCCCCGAGCTGATGGTCGTGGCAGCAACCGTGGCCGCCTGCGGCATGGCTCTGGCTGCTCCGGTGTCCTCGGCGCTCATTCCTCGGATGACCAACCCCGCCGACACGGCTAAGGCCATCGGGTTCAACCAGAGCGCGAGCGTGCTGGGCATTATGACCGGGCCGCCAGTCGCGGGCCTGATCATGGGGTACGCGGGCCTAACCGGCGCGCTATACATCGCGGTGGCGGCATCGCTGCTCCGCGCACTGTTGTCCCTGTGCATCCGGACCCGGCGCGGAGGCGTCCGCCGGGCCGTGGCCACCGCCGGTACGAAGACAGCCCCGTGGACCTTGCGCGGAGACCGCCTACTCTTCATCACCGTGATCGGCGCGGCGGCGGCCCTGGGCATCATCTGCGCGGTCAATGTCGCCGAGGTCTTCCTGGTCCGGGAAACCTACGGAGCCAGCGAAGCCATGTACGGCCTACTCGGCCTGAACTGGACGGTATCCATGGCCATCGCCGCCACGGTGTTCGCCGGAGTACTCGGCAAGCTCTCCCGCGACGGTCACGTCACCTACGCACACTTTGGGATTATCGCCGGGTCCTGCCTGACGCTGATCCTGCTGGGCCTGCCTTGGTCGACCATCTTCGCTCTGATCCCGTTCATGATCATCGGAGGCGCGTTCAACGCCGGACTCAACGCCGCGATGTCAATTGCGATCGTGCGCCGGGTCGACGATGAATCGCGCGGCATGGCCTCCGCCCGCGCCGGTGCCATCCTCAACGCCGCCATTGTCATTGGGTTCATGTTCGGTGGCCTGCTGGAGTCGATCATGTCTCCCGGCGCGATCTACATGACCATGGGCGCGGTCGGGCTGCTCGTCGTCGCCGGTTTCATTCCGTTCCTGCGCCGCGCCGTGCGGGCCGACGAGTCGGTGGACGAGGCGATCACGGAAATCCTAGCCAGCGACAGCGCCCAAGGCACGCAGCTAGAACCCGCCGAGGTCCCGTCTACAAACCGCGCACTAGAGAACAGCTCGGTCGCTCCCGCGCCGGAGACGGCGCGGCAGGTTGAGCTGGACGCCGCGAGCCGTTAG
- a CDS encoding ArsR/SmtB family transcription factor, with the protein MSERKTSEFSAPEPPPSEVTPPNPPDPPRPPDAAPASAPPPPLSENKRVSDPAFMRVLAHPARIGVFDFLASQAAVGKHGATATELAEHTGLTPSAMSYHLRTMAKADLLEETAGRGDGRERVWRLKRGRPLTVAADDDAPPSHFEAEAAVTNAFNAQVESNLQRFLAIRSSAGQLRKWAMFTSGRIRMTPSEFEELQNRLHDVIRSYRKEHPEVEEINGEQVRTVVFQMRMFPEIGPDDVSPESGPGSGSLGNGFANSRLGYRPAPDGAGFFVSEVVQGAKIFSKNLKKLFHI; encoded by the coding sequence ATGTCTGAAAGAAAAACTTCGGAATTTTCGGCCCCGGAGCCGCCTCCCTCTGAAGTGACTCCGCCCAATCCTCCGGATCCGCCCAGGCCGCCGGACGCGGCCCCGGCTAGTGCTCCCCCTCCGCCTTTGAGCGAGAACAAGCGGGTATCCGACCCGGCGTTCATGCGGGTCCTCGCCCACCCGGCTCGCATCGGGGTGTTCGACTTCCTGGCCTCGCAGGCCGCCGTGGGCAAGCACGGGGCGACAGCCACTGAGCTGGCCGAGCACACCGGGCTCACTCCCAGCGCCATGAGCTACCACCTGCGCACGATGGCCAAGGCGGATCTCTTGGAAGAAACCGCCGGCAGGGGCGACGGCCGGGAGCGAGTGTGGCGACTGAAGCGGGGTCGCCCATTGACCGTTGCCGCCGATGACGACGCCCCGCCGAGCCACTTCGAGGCCGAAGCGGCTGTGACCAATGCCTTCAATGCCCAGGTTGAGAGCAACCTACAGCGGTTCCTTGCCATCAGGTCCAGTGCCGGGCAGCTGCGAAAGTGGGCGATGTTCACTAGCGGTCGCATACGCATGACTCCGAGCGAATTCGAAGAACTGCAGAACCGCCTGCACGATGTCATCCGCTCCTATCGCAAGGAACACCCCGAGGTGGAGGAGATTAATGGCGAACAAGTTCGCACGGTTGTGTTTCAGATGCGGATGTTTCCTGAGATTGGCCCGGATGACGTTTCGCCAGAGTCGGGTCCCGGGAGCGGATCATTAGGAAACGGTTTCGCGAACTCTCGCTTAGGTTACAGGCCCGCCCCTGATGGGGCGGGCTTCTTCGTGTCCGAGGTAGTGCAAGGGGCAAAGATTTTTTCGAAAAATCTGAAAAAGCTCTTTCATATCTAG
- the pheA gene encoding prephenate dehydratase produces the protein MSISEAASGSSSPGRLAFLGPTGTFTEAALRCLPGVDDVETVPMASVPEVVEALRRGQVDGGFVPMENSQEGTVNVTVDELVRGEPLVITAEVILPVSFVLASHKRLGEITTVASHPHALAQVRGWMRSHLPHARTVQALSTAAGAEAVARGEVDACVCAPFTAEAAGLPARARDIGDSPHAATRFVHITKPTDPPAPTGDDLTSVAVYLRHDQVGALMVVLNEFAARDVNLTKIESRPTGQKLGRYVFFLDCAGHVNDEPVSQALKGLKSVSSEVRYLGSYPHFSNMP, from the coding sequence ATGTCAATCTCTGAAGCGGCCAGCGGATCGTCTTCCCCGGGCCGACTGGCGTTCCTTGGCCCCACCGGCACCTTCACTGAGGCTGCTTTGCGTTGCCTCCCCGGCGTTGACGACGTTGAGACCGTGCCGATGGCTAGCGTGCCCGAAGTGGTCGAGGCGCTGCGGCGCGGGCAGGTCGATGGTGGCTTTGTGCCGATGGAGAATTCCCAGGAAGGCACGGTCAACGTCACCGTTGATGAGCTGGTCCGGGGGGAGCCCTTGGTTATCACCGCCGAAGTGATTTTGCCGGTGTCGTTCGTGCTGGCCTCCCATAAGCGGTTGGGCGAGATCACGACCGTCGCATCGCATCCGCATGCTCTGGCCCAAGTGCGTGGTTGGATGCGTTCACACCTTCCACACGCGCGCACCGTGCAGGCCCTCTCCACGGCGGCGGGGGCTGAGGCGGTGGCGCGCGGGGAGGTCGACGCCTGTGTGTGCGCACCCTTCACCGCCGAGGCCGCGGGCTTGCCCGCGCGGGCCCGCGATATCGGGGACAGCCCGCACGCGGCCACCCGGTTCGTCCACATCACGAAACCGACCGACCCGCCAGCGCCCACTGGTGACGACCTGACTTCGGTGGCCGTCTACTTGCGTCATGATCAGGTCGGGGCGCTGATGGTGGTGCTCAATGAGTTCGCCGCTCGCGACGTGAACCTCACCAAGATCGAGTCGCGCCCGACCGGCCAGAAACTAGGGCGTTATGTGTTCTTCCTCGACTGCGCCGGGCATGTGAATGACGAGCCGGTCTCTCAGGCGCTCAAGGGCCTGAAGTCGGTGTCCTCTGAGGTGCGCTACTTGGGGTCCTATCCACATTTTTCGAATATGCCCTAG